One region of Pseudomonas alvandae genomic DNA includes:
- the arsJ gene encoding organoarsenical effux MFS transporter ArsJ translates to MKILSTLAPEVRQYLLVTGNYWAFTLTDGALRMLVVLHFHALGYSPLQIAALFLFYEFFGVITNLLGGYLGARLGLNRTMNIGLGLQVAALLMLTVPSALLTIAWVMSAQALSGIAKDLNKMSAKSSIKLLVPDGQQGTLYRWIAILTGSKNALKGVGFFLGGALLAVLGFQGALLAMAAVLALIWAGSLILLKKDLGRAKAKPKFRDILSKSRAINVLSAARMFLFGARDVWFVVALPVYLSSVFGWDFWTVGGFLATWVIGYGIVQSLAPNLTGKKRGQVPDGRAACLWALALAGLPAVIALGLSHQSVLLGGLMVFGALFAVNSSLHSYLIVAYAKEDGVSLDVGFYYMSNALGRLAGTVLSGWVYQAHGLGACLWLSSAFVVVAALVSLALPRHGQPTTVNP, encoded by the coding sequence ATGAAAATCTTGTCGACCCTTGCGCCCGAAGTGCGGCAGTACTTGCTCGTCACGGGCAATTACTGGGCGTTCACCTTGACCGATGGCGCCCTGCGCATGCTGGTCGTGCTGCACTTCCACGCGTTGGGCTACAGCCCTTTGCAGATTGCCGCGCTGTTCCTGTTCTACGAGTTCTTTGGCGTGATCACCAACCTGCTGGGCGGCTACCTGGGCGCACGACTGGGCCTGAACCGGACGATGAACATCGGTTTGGGCCTGCAGGTTGCAGCGCTGCTGATGCTGACGGTGCCTTCCGCGCTCCTGACCATCGCCTGGGTGATGAGCGCCCAGGCATTGTCCGGCATCGCCAAGGACCTGAACAAGATGAGCGCCAAGAGCTCGATCAAGCTGTTGGTGCCGGATGGGCAGCAGGGCACGCTTTATCGATGGATCGCGATCCTCACCGGCTCGAAGAACGCGCTCAAGGGCGTTGGTTTCTTCCTCGGCGGAGCGCTGCTCGCCGTGCTCGGTTTCCAAGGGGCGTTGCTGGCGATGGCGGCGGTGCTGGCGCTGATCTGGGCCGGTAGCCTGATCCTGCTGAAAAAAGACCTGGGCAGGGCGAAAGCCAAGCCAAAGTTTCGCGACATCCTTTCCAAAAGTCGGGCGATCAACGTGCTGTCAGCGGCGCGGATGTTCCTGTTCGGCGCCCGGGACGTGTGGTTCGTGGTGGCCTTGCCGGTTTACCTGAGCAGTGTCTTTGGCTGGGATTTCTGGACAGTCGGCGGTTTTCTCGCCACCTGGGTCATCGGCTACGGCATCGTGCAGTCCCTGGCGCCGAACCTCACTGGAAAGAAGCGCGGGCAAGTGCCGGATGGACGCGCCGCTTGCCTCTGGGCGCTTGCGCTGGCGGGTCTCCCGGCTGTGATCGCGCTGGGGCTGTCTCATCAATCGGTGCTGTTGGGCGGCCTCATGGTCTTTGGTGCGCTGTTCGCGGTGAATTCGTCGCTGCACAGCTATTTGATCGTGGCGTATGCCAAGGAAGACGGTGTGTCGCTGGACGTGGGTTTCTACTACATGTCCAACGCCCTCGGTCGGTTGGCCGGGACGGTGCTGTCCGGCTGGGTGTACCAGGCGCACGGATTGGGAGCGTGCCTGTGGCTGTCGAGTGCATTCGTGGTGGTGGCCGCCCTGGTTTCCCTCGCATTGCCTCGGCATGGGCAGCCCACGACGGTCAATCCTTGA
- a CDS encoding thermostable hemolysin — MPDFDWNIHLPLAFGDAGQGLRHLHRGLPAHPRRGEFETFIQQRFRQVHGADIRHFMPELFGLDDPSGALCAVAGVRRAAQGALFLERYLDEPIEPLISAAADRPVDRAGIIEVGNLAASDTGSARLSIIAITYLLAMGGLEWVAFTGNIGLVNSFHRLGLKPVTLCSADPQRLGEERHLWGRYYDSQPWVHVGNIRAGFIHLRNTGLFNRLGLPTHLGETCHVA; from the coding sequence ATGCCCGATTTCGATTGGAACATCCACTTGCCACTGGCCTTCGGCGACGCCGGCCAAGGGCTCCGCCATTTGCACAGGGGCCTGCCGGCACACCCTCGGCGCGGCGAATTCGAAACTTTTATCCAGCAGCGTTTCCGCCAGGTCCATGGCGCCGACATTCGGCACTTCATGCCGGAGCTGTTCGGGCTCGATGACCCCAGTGGAGCGCTCTGTGCGGTGGCGGGCGTACGCCGCGCCGCGCAAGGGGCGCTGTTCCTGGAGCGCTATCTGGACGAGCCCATCGAACCCTTGATCAGCGCCGCGGCCGACCGCCCGGTGGACCGTGCCGGCATCATCGAGGTGGGCAACCTGGCCGCCAGCGATACCGGCAGCGCTCGGTTGAGCATCATCGCGATCACTTATCTGCTGGCCATGGGCGGCCTGGAGTGGGTCGCGTTCACCGGCAATATCGGCCTGGTCAACAGCTTCCATCGCCTCGGCCTCAAGCCCGTGACCTTGTGTTCGGCCGATCCGCAGCGCCTCGGCGAGGAGCGTCACCTCTGGGGCCGCTACTACGACAGCCAACCGTGGGTCCATGTTGGCAACATTCGCGCCGGCTTCATCCATCTGCGCAACACCGGCCTGTTCAATCGCCTGGGACTGCCAACCCATCTTGGGGAAACCTGCCATGTCGCCTGA